A part of Aquaspirillum sp. LM1 genomic DNA contains:
- the efp gene encoding elongation factor P, which translates to MKTAQELRAGNVFMLDGQPMVVQKTEYNKSGRNAAVVKMKMKSLLSGSASEAVYKADEKFDVVVLDRKECTYSYFADPMYVFMDTEFNQYEVEADNMSDVLNYLEDGMEDQCEVTFYDGKAISVELPTTIVREVIYTEPAVRGDTSGKVMKPGRLKNGHELPVAAFIDIGDKIEIDTRTGEFKKRA; encoded by the coding sequence ATGAAAACCGCTCAGGAACTCCGCGCTGGTAACGTGTTCATGCTGGACGGCCAGCCGATGGTCGTGCAAAAGACCGAGTACAACAAGTCCGGTCGTAACGCCGCCGTGGTGAAGATGAAAATGAAGAGCCTGCTGTCGGGCTCGGCCAGCGAAGCTGTGTACAAGGCTGACGAAAAGTTTGACGTGGTGGTGCTGGACCGCAAGGAATGCACCTACTCTTACTTTGCTGACCCGATGTATGTGTTCATGGACACCGAGTTCAACCAGTACGAAGTTGAAGCCGACAATATGTCTGACGTGCTGAACTATCTGGAAGACGGCATGGAAGATCAGTGCGAAGTCACCTTCTACGATGGCAAGGCCATTTCTGTTGAACTGCCGACCACCATCGTGCGTGAAGTGATCTACACCGAGCCGGCTGTGCGCGGCGATACCTCGGGCAAGGTGATGAAGCCGGGCCGCCTGAAAAATGGCCACGAACTGCCGGTGGCCGCCTTTATCGATATCGGCGACAAGATCGAAATCGACACCCGCACCGGTGA
- the earP gene encoding elongation factor P maturation arginine rhamnosyltransferase EarP, whose translation MKPIACIDPAHRPDWDIFCTVVDNFGDIGVCWRLARQLQHEAGHAVRLWVDDLASFAALCPAVDRTLAQQTVQGVQVRHWPADWSTLEEVIPARRVVEAFACNLPDAFVQAMAASDAAPAWINLEYLSAERWVGDCHGMPSPHPSLPLRKYFFFPGFRDNTGGVLGEADLSARRDALQHDPARRQAAWAALGLTPPPDGTLCVSLFCYGGERVGDWLTALADQGQPVRVVVPEGLGATEAAHWCGQWPSPGWQGQRGCVSVVSVPFMAQEQYDSLLWLCDINLVRGEDSFVRAQWAALPFVWHIYPQDDSAHLDKLRAFLSLYQAELPAEAAAALTDFWLAWNHGVGIEPAWRGLMAQRLALARHARGWAAQLARRGGLAANLARFCESLL comes from the coding sequence ATGAAACCGATTGCCTGCATTGACCCTGCCCACCGTCCGGACTGGGATATTTTTTGCACCGTGGTGGATAACTTCGGTGATATCGGCGTGTGCTGGCGTCTGGCCCGGCAACTGCAGCACGAAGCCGGTCATGCGGTGCGGCTGTGGGTGGACGATCTGGCCAGCTTTGCCGCCTTGTGCCCGGCAGTGGACCGCACGCTGGCACAGCAGACGGTGCAAGGGGTGCAGGTGCGCCACTGGCCGGCTGACTGGAGCACGCTGGAAGAGGTGATCCCTGCGCGGCGGGTGGTAGAGGCATTTGCCTGCAATCTGCCTGATGCCTTTGTCCAGGCCATGGCCGCCAGCGATGCGGCACCGGCGTGGATCAACCTGGAGTACCTCAGCGCCGAGCGCTGGGTGGGTGACTGTCACGGCATGCCATCGCCCCACCCCAGCTTGCCTTTGCGCAAGTATTTTTTCTTTCCCGGCTTTCGCGACAATACCGGCGGCGTGCTGGGCGAGGCCGATCTCTCTGCCCGGCGTGATGCGCTCCAGCACGACCCCGCCCGCCGTCAGGCGGCCTGGGCCGCGCTGGGGCTGACACCGCCGCCAGACGGCACGCTATGTGTTTCGCTGTTTTGCTATGGTGGCGAGCGGGTGGGCGACTGGCTGACAGCGCTGGCCGACCAGGGCCAGCCGGTGCGCGTGGTGGTGCCGGAAGGGCTGGGCGCGACAGAGGCGGCGCATTGGTGCGGGCAATGGCCATCGCCTGGCTGGCAGGGGCAGCGCGGCTGTGTCAGTGTGGTGAGTGTGCCGTTCATGGCCCAGGAGCAGTACGACAGCCTGTTGTGGCTGTGCGACATCAATCTGGTGCGTGGCGAGGATTCGTTTGTGCGCGCCCAGTGGGCGGCGCTGCCGTTTGTCTGGCATATCTACCCGCAGGATGATTCGGCCCATCTGGACAAGCTGCGGGCGTTTCTCTCCCTTTATCAGGCCGAACTGCCTGCCGAAGCAGCGGCGGCGCTGACCGATTTCTGGCTGGCGTGGAATCACGGCGTGGGCATCGAGCCGGCCTGGCGGGGCTTGATGGCACAGCGTTTGGCCCTGGCCCGCCATGCCCGTGGCTGGGCTGCGCAGCTGGCCCGACGCGGCGGGCTGGCAGCCAATCTGGCGCGTTTTTGCGAAAGTCTTTTATAA
- a CDS encoding winged helix-turn-helix transcriptional regulator, protein MRTRYQGFKELDRIDRRILDILQSDGRISMTDLAERVGLSATPCTERVRRLEKAGVIQGYYARLDPKAMDLPLLVFVEIKLSTKSGEIFEAFRREVLTLPHVLDCHLVSGDFDYLIKARIPDMSLYRQLLGDILLKLPCANESRSYVVMEEVKETLELPVSL, encoded by the coding sequence ATGAGAACCCGTTATCAGGGCTTTAAAGAGCTCGACCGCATCGACCGGCGCATCCTGGATATTTTGCAAAGTGATGGCCGGATTTCCATGACTGACCTGGCCGAACGGGTGGGCTTGTCGGCCACCCCGTGCACCGAACGGGTGCGCCGGCTGGAAAAAGCCGGGGTGATCCAGGGTTATTACGCCCGGCTTGATCCCAAGGCGATGGACTTGCCACTGCTGGTGTTTGTCGAGATCAAGCTGTCGACCAAATCCGGCGAGATTTTTGAAGCCTTCCGCCGCGAAGTGCTGACCCTGCCGCATGTGCTCGATTGCCATCTGGTGTCTGGCGACTTTGATTATCTGATCAAGGCCAGAATTCCCGACATGTCCCTGTATCGGCAATTGCTTGGTGATATTCTGCTGAAACTGCCCTGCGCCAACGAATCGCGCAGCTATGTGGTGATGGAAGAAGTGAAGGAAACCCTGGAACTGCCGGTGAGCCTATGA